The nucleotide sequence CGTTGTATTGGGATCTATTTCTTTCACCTCACCATTGCTCTTGGTCGTTCTTCAATGACAGACCTCAGGAGGAAAACCCTGTTCCTAAAAAAACTTCCATGGAAGTGCTCGATTACAAAAGGAGGAACGCAAAGGTCATTGCTTCAAGCAAAAGGATAGTAAATGATGATGACAACCCTCCACATTATGAAGCAAAACATGAGTACGTTAAGAAAGTTACTGAAAGCAATTTTATTAACACTACCACTTACAAAGTGGTGAATAAAATCCCACAACCTATAGTATTTGAGGTTACGTCACAAGGTATTGTAAAACCAAAGCAATCAGAGGGCTCTGCTAAAGTGATAGGTGGTGCCGGATTAGGCGTTGTTAACTCCGCTTCGAAATATGGAAATGGAGCTATTTAGTACAAGTTTGTCGGTTTTTGCTGGTGATATAGAGAATCTTGAGCTTCAGGATTCTCTAAAATCACTGGAGGCACTTATAGTAGGCGAGGTTAAAATATTGGATTGGGGAAATGGAAGGATTGCTGTGCCCATGGAGGTTAGTGTTGACTTACCCAGCCTAGGTAATTTGGAAGGGTTAGATATCAGGGAAGTAGAACCTATTATTTTGGTTTTCGATTTGTTGAATTATCCTTTTTCCGCCCCCCAGGTTTTTACAGATCGACTTGATTTTCCCAAAAATAATCTTGCCCATTTATACATCGCTGTCAATAATCGTCCCCCAGCCTTCTGCTATGTAAGAGGTAATAATGATGAATGGTATGCGAACAAAAGAGTCGAGGATTTGGTGGTACGTATCAGTAATTGGCTGAGAGATGCCGCTGTCGGTGAACTTACAGAAGACGGGAAACAGTTTGATCCACTTAGACTAGAGGGTTATTCCGGAACGGTAATTTATGATTATGATACAATGCTTGGTGTAATTACAGGAAAGACAACATTCCTTCCTGATAAACACCTTGCTATGGCCTTATTTGATCGTCCTAAGCAAACTGAACGATGCACATACAAGCTAGTTAAGCTGCTCACCTCCGGAAATGCTTTAGAAACAATCAAAGATGTTGATGAGGAACGCAAAAAAAATCAAGAAGATATCACTCGAAGAAATTATCATTATGGCTATATAATATGGGGAAAGGAAGGAGCAATCAGTAACGATTACTATGTCAATCTTCCAAGAAATTGGAAAGAGTTTAAATCGTTCTGTGATTTTTATGGAGTTGACTACAATGAGTTGGAGAATTTCATTGCAACTTGTGATGGAAATACATTTGTTCATTTTCCTGTAATTGTTGGTATAAGAAGGCCCCGTCCACTTATAGGATATTCATCAGATATTGAGTTTATAAACTTCCGCTTTTGGGTGAATACTGATGACGTAAAAGATGGAACAATCGTCAACAACATATCTATAGATTTCTTTTCTCACAATCAACCACTCACTCGGAAACAAGCGAGCCAAATGTCTAATTGTAATATAGGTTTCGATATTAGAACTGTTGTTTTTGGATGTGGGGCTTTAGGGTCGAAGGCAGTTATGCACTTAGCAAGAGCCGGTCATACAAACTTGACACTTATAGATCCTGATCACATTTCTCCACATAATTTAGTACGCCATGCTTTATTTGGAGAAGATGAAGGTGCAAATAAAGCTGTTGCATTAGCGGAAAGAATAAAATCTATATATCCACATCAAACTAACAATGTCATTGGTTTGGCGGGTTTAAAAAAAGGCATAATAGACAAAAAGGATTTTTTTGAAATTCATAATTGGGTTTTAGATTTCACTGCATCTGAAGCTTTTTTTAATAAGCTGTCAATGGTAAGAAGCATGGATAAACGAAATGTTGCTAGTGCATCCATATCCGATTTTGGGAACTTAGGGATACTATATAAAGAAGGGGAATCCAGAAATCCACGCATTGATGATCTACAGGCTTATTTATATAGCTTGTCTGTTCACGATAAAAAAATCAGTAACTGGCTTCAAAAAGAACAGCAAATAAGTGACAACCATAATGTCACTGTTCGGGTCGGAATCGGCTGTAATTCAGAAACAACTATTCTCCCCGACGATAAAATATCTGCCCATGCCTCTTATTTTTCAGGTAATCTAAAGAGAGAAATATTAGCCCCTTCAGAGGGAGGCAAAATTTATCTAAGCCGTATTGAGGATAGTCAGGATTATAATATTGAAACACAAGTAATCTCTGTTATGCCTTTTGAAGTTTTTAAAGCTTTAAACAATCCTAGTTGGATGATTCGATTTAAAGATGGAGTTATCCAGAAAATAAATGAAGAATGTGTAATTGGCGGGGAAAATGAGACAGGAGGTGTGTTTGTTGGAATTTGTAATTATAAGACAAAAACAATTCATGTTGTAGATTCAATCAGTGCACCTATTGATAGTAAAGCAAATCCAATCCATTTTGTAAGGGGACATAAAGGCTTATCTGAAGAAATTACAAAATTTAAACATAATTCTGGAGAGCAAATTGGGTATATAGGGGAATGGCACTCTCATCCTGAAGGGCCTAATGCACTTAGCCAACAGGATATGGAAAGTGTGCATAATCATAAAACTGAGTTTATACAATTAAATCCGCCACTTCCAGTATTCTTGTCAATTATCACTCCAGATGGATTGTTCCCATTTGTGTTTTAACCCTACAATATCATTATATGGAAAAAGAAAAAAACCTTAAGGCAAAGAACACTCCACAATTATGGGTGTTCCTTTCTGCAAACATACTTTTTCTATGTGGGATGATTTTTCCCACATATTTTAAAGAGCTGACAAAAGACTTTGATATTGTTCTTATACTTAAAGTGTTGGGTGCCTCAATAGCCCCTTTATTATTATTCTTGTTGAATGGACTTATATCCAGCCACCAAAAAGCTATTCTGGTTTTTTGGAAATTTAAGCATCCGTTACCTGGTTCAGAAGCTTTTACTAAGTTAAGCAAAAATGACCATAGGATTGACCGGGACAAATTGAAAGAAATTCATGGTTCCTTACCTAAAAGCCCTAAACAGCAGAATAAGTTATGGTATAAAATCTATAAGAAAACTAGTTCTAATATTATAGTAGCGAACAGCCATAGAGACTTCTTATTGGCACGAGATTTAACTTCATTATCCGTTCTGTTTGTGATATTCCTAGGAATACCCGCTTTAATAATTGGGAGCTGGCCTATTAACCTATATTACTTTATTGGATTAATACTGCAATATTTAGTAGTAAGCATTGGTGCACAAAATAGAGGGCGGAGATTTGTTGCAAATGTTTTGGCAATAGAATCTTGTTCCTAGCAAAAAAGAATGAGCAATTTTGCTTTTAATTAATGGTAAATCGTACAAAACAAAATATTATTAAGGTACAATGGGTAGTGTAAAAATGAGAGTTTGGGATGTAAAGCACGGTAATGCCATTTATATAAGAACTCCTAATGATAAACACCTTGTATTTGATCTTGGTGTGGGAGACTACTCAGAGGGGATAGACGGAAGAAGCCCTTTGGAAACTCTGAAAACTCATTATGGGATAGATAAGATTGATTATTTGATGATAACACATCCTCATAAAGATCACATAAAGGATATTTTGAACCTTGACAAACTTGACCTGGGACCAAGAACATTGCATCGTCCTAAATTAGTTGATTTAGACAGTCTCCTTGAAGATGCAAGAGTAGCAGATAAGCCTCTTTTTCAAAAATATATTGAATTACACAATCGATTTTCTGTTCCTGCTGGTCCATCTGATACGATCACAAATCCTGAAAATTATGGAGGGGTAGATTTTAAACATTTTAGTACACCGACTTTGACTGAGAACATAAACAACCTTAGCATTATATCTATTCTTCAATACGCAGGTATAAAAGTGATTATTCCCGGAGATAATGAGTCCCAATCGCTTGAAGAATTGACGAAAAAAGATGATTTTAAGAAGGCTATAAAAGATTGCGATATACTTATAGCACCTCATCATGGTAGACAATCTGCTTATCATAATGATTTTGTTCGCCTTTCAAATCCGAGGCTTACTATTGTATCGGATGGGTCAATTTGTGATACAAGCGCTAATTCAGCGTATTCTGCCATTACTCGTGGCTGGAAAATACATTATAGAGGAAATTTAGTACTTAGAAAAATGCTAACAACGAATTCTGACGGGGAGGTTTATATTGATTTCGGAACAGGTAAAAAAAAATCATTTTTGAAAGTTGAAGTAAAGTGATATAATCAATTAGACTATCAACCTAGTCCTTGTAATATCTTTTCGACATCTGTGAGCATTTAGATCAAGAATTTTCTGATGATAGCATCCTCAACATATTTTGAGTAGGATGTAGAATCATATTATAGGTAGTTTTGTATTTAAAATAGTGGTTTATGGAGAATGGAAGAACGTGGAGAAACTCAAAACACCGAATATAAGCAATCATGGAGAGATGAATACCTGAAATGGATCTGTGGTTTTGCAAATGCAAAAGGTGGACGCATATATATTGGTGTTGATGACAATGGGAATATAAGTGGTGTAGATAATTACAAAAAGTTGATGGAAGATATTCCGAATAAATCCGTCAACCATTTAGGGCTCGTTGTTGATGTAAATGTACATGCGGTTGAAGGAAAAAATTATCTTGAAGTTATTGTCCCCGTCAGTAATGTACCAATTGCTTATCATGGAGTTTATCATTACCGGAGTGGAAATACCAAGCAAGAACTAAAAGGAATTGCTTTGCAAAATCTGCTACTCAGTAAAATGGGGAAGAAATGGGAGGACATGGCCGTCGAAGGCGCTACATTCTGTGACCTTAATGATGAAAGTATCCAGACGTTCATCATTAAGTCAATAGAGAAAGATCGTATCCCTTCTAATACCCTTAAAATCAGTAAAGAAACACTGTTCAAAAATCTTGGACTTCTTACAGAACAGGGACAGTTGACGAATGCAGCGGTTTTGTTGTTTGGTAAAAGCCTGATCAAAGTGTCGGTGATGGCCAGTTTCAAGATCGGAAGATTTGGAAAATCAAGTCATGACCTTTTGTTTCAGGATGTAGTGGAGACAAATATTTTTGATATGGCTGACAAGGTGATGGAAGTCATGAAAACAAAATACCTGGTCAGACCAATCTCTTATGAAGGACTGGAGCGTATAGAACCTTTGGAATACCCGGAAACGGCATTAAGGGAAGCCATATTGAATGCCATAATCCATAAAGACTATTCCAGCACTTACATCTTCCTTCGTATTTATGATGATCGATTGCACCTATGGAATCCGGGAACTTTACCGGAAGAGTTAACAATTGACAAGCTGAAGCAGGAACATTCTTCATACCCAAGAAATAGGAATATAGCTAATGTATTTTTCAAAGCGGGCTATATTGAATCCTGGGGACGTGGAATTAATAAGATCCTTGATGCTTGTAAAGAGGTAGGGTTGCCGGAGCCTATTATTGAGGAAGAGCAAGGCGGGATAAGCGTTACTTTTCTAAAGGATATTTATACAGAGGACTATCTTAGAAAACTAAACCTTCCTCCCAGACAGATTAATGCTTTGTTGTATGTCAGACAGCATGGCTCAATTAATAATGCTGAATACCAGCAACTTGAAAACATCTCAAAAAGGACAGCTTCCCGTGATTTACAGGAGCTGATGGACAAAGGATTCATTCAAAGAAAGGGAACTACTGGCAAAGGAACGACTTATGTTTTTCCGTCTCGAAGATCAAAGGGGTCATAAAGGGGCCAAACGGGCCATTATGGGGTCATAAATTTGCCGATTACAGATAAAGACCTCATTATCAGTTATTTTGAAAGGCCCCATTAGTGATTAAGCAGCCAGCATATCGGCCAGAAGCTTTAAATCTTCTATTAATTGGTTCGAATTCTGTACCATAGGGTTCACAAAAGCCTGGCTTTATCGTCAGGCTTTTTGTTTTTATAGCCATTTAAGGGATTTTTTCGGATCAGTCCTAAAAGTTGGGGGCAAGCAATATTTCTGGGGGTGAATAATTTCAATCTTAAATTTTGTCTATCCTTGTCAGATTAAGCGGAGTTTAAGTCACAGACCTGCCTAGACAGTCAATTGCGTAAAAGGATGAACACAGATGTATTATAGATAAATATCCGTGTTCATCTTTATCCGTCTGTGGTTAATAAATAGTGCATATCACAGCTAAAATAGACTGTTAATCCTCAGCTTTTCCGCTTGATCTAACTTTACCTCAAACTAGTACCAAAGTAATACCAAAGCTGGGGCAAAGCTGTATCAAAGCTGAGGTAAAGCTGGGGCAAAGCTGGGTTAAGCCCTCTTTTTTGTTCATAAATTCCCTTTCTGGTCCAGATTTTATAAATAAACGGCATTGAATAAATAGCGCATATCACAGCTAAAATAGACTGTTATTCCCCAGCTTTTCCCCTTGATTCAATTTTTTGGAGGGAAAGCATTGATTTTAGCTAGTCTGTAAAGAAAAATGTGGGTTAATCTGAAAAGCTCGTTAGTGGAGGGGAATTGAAGCAGGGCTATAGGATCGAGGTTAATGATTATCCATAGATAAAAAGATAAACACAGATTTATCCTGAAAAAGTCATAACATCTGTGGATCAAACTAATGTGGGGTGGTGAAAGACAAAAAAAAGTATAGCATGATCCCCAACTTTTCCGCTTTATCCCAAAGAGTTATTATTGCTTGATAGTTAAGAGATCTATTTTGGTTTAGATTATAAAAAAAATACTGCCTGTTTTTTTTGGCAAAGTTGTTGACATGCATAAAAAGTAGTTTAAAAATAATTTATGTTTATGTAAATTGTAGATGGTTAATGGCTTATGAGGTAGAGGTTTGTAAAGGAATGGTAATTCCTAACTAGTTTTGCCGTTTATGAAAAAGAACTTTTCTACATTTGCGGCAGTCAAAGCCTTGATTTAAGGTAAATCCAACATCAAAATGGTAAATAAAGTGAGTAAAATATTGCTAACCGCATTGTTGGGCATTTATTTTTTGACCTATGTTGACGTAATAGGATATGCCCAAGTTGAGAACATTAAAATTACAGAAAGTGAGATCAAAGTGCATTTGGAATTTCTTACCTCTGCTAAAAACAAGGGGAGATATCCAGGCACTAAAGGAAATAAGAGAGTTGTTAAATATATTCGTTCTGAATTTGGAAATTATGGTTTGCAGGCATTTGAGGGTGATTATCTTCAGGAGTTTGAAGCCGAATTACGAGTGAGAAAAGGTGAATCTCCCAAGTCTCCCGTAAAAACATGGAATGTAATTGGTTATGTGGAGGGGACTGACCCGATCTTGAAAGATGAATATATTGTTGTGGGAGCTCATTATGATCACTTAGGTCATGGAGGGCCTTCTTCCAAAAAGCCGGAAAGTGATGAAATCCATCCTGGAGCTGATGATAATGCCAGTGGAACGTCTGCATTATTGGAAATTGCACATAAAATGGCCGGTAATAGGTTTATGCTTAGTAGGAGTGTGATTTTTGTAGCTTTTGGAGCCGAGGAGCAAGGCTTGTTAGGGTCAAAACATTTTGTTGAGCATTTGCCAGTTCCTAAGGAAAGTGTAAAACTGATGATAAATATGGATATGGTGGGGCGTTTAAATGCGAATAAACAAGTTTATATGGGAGGAGCGGGGACTTTTCCTGGAGGTGTTGATTTAATGAAGGACCTAGGTTTGGAGCTTGGATTGAATCCTGTAGTCAATGCAGGTGAAGTAGGAGGTTCTGATCATGTGTCCTTTTACAAGGCTGGTATTTCAGCAATGGGCTTACATACGGGAGGACACCCCGAATATCATAGGCCAGAAGATACCGCAGATCTGATTAATATTGAGGGAGAAAGAGTGATTGCAGAATATGTTTACAGAACGATTGTTAAGGTAGCTCAGGGTAATTATCATTTGGAATTTATCAATCAGGATTAATTAATGGGATTGTTTAAAATAAATGTACTGAAAGCCTGAATGAATTTTCGTTTAGGCTTTTTGTTTTTTTACCGGTTTTGAAGTTTGTTGATTGGGTTTAAGTGATTGATTATTAGTGTAGTGTGGTGTTTTTTGGTTTTTCGTTTGCATTTTGGTTTCTATTGATTAGTGATCTTCTGTAGTAGTTAAATGGAGTATTACTTTTTAGGGCAATGATTATGTTTTGCAAAAAAAACTATAACTTATGAGCCGATTTGAATTAGATAAAACCATTAAACCTGAATTTTAAATGACCTTTAACACATTAGACCTCGTTGTCTTTGTGGCCTACTGTCTTTTAATTATTACCATGGGCTTAGTAGTGTCCAGGGAAAAGAAAGGCCACGTCAAGGATTCCAAAGATTATTTTCTAGCCAGTAAAGCATTGCCTTGGTGGGCTGTAGGGGCTTCGTTGATTGCTTCCAATATTTCTGCAGAGCAGTTTATCGGGATGTCAGGATCTGGCTTTGCATTGGGCCTTGCCATATCTACCTATGAATGGATGGCGGCCGCTACACTTATTGTGGTTGCGATTTTCTTTTTGCCTATTTATTTGAAGGAGGGGATTTATACCATGCCGCAATTTCTCAATAGGCGTTATGATGGAAGGGTAAGGACCGTGATGGCCGTTTTTTGGCTTTTGATTTATGTATTTGTTAACCTTACTTCCGTATTGTATTTAGGGGCCCTGAGTCTGGAGACCATTATGGGGGTGCCTTTGCAGTATGGCATTATGGGCTTGGCGGCCTTTGCCATGATCTATTCGATTTATGGTGGGCTTAAAGCGGTGGCATGGACAGATGTGGTACAAGTAGTATTCTTAGTTGCTGGTGGGCTTGCCACTACCTATTTGGCATTATCAATAGTTGGTGACGGCAATGTTTGGGAAGGAATAGGGATTTTGCGAAAAGCGGCTCCTGCTCATTTTTCCATGATTATCGAAAAGGGAGAAATGATGATTCCTGATGGAACAGGAGGTAGTAAAGATGCTTATTTGGATCTGCCAGGATTGAGTGTGTTGATCGGTGGAATGTGGATTATTAACCTTAATTATTGGGGCTGTAATCAATATATTACCCAGCGGGCCCTGGCTGCCAAAAGTCTAAATGAAGCGCAAAATGGGATGGTATTTGCCGGGTTTTTGAAGTTATTGATGCCCCTGATTGTGGTTATTCCAGGGATAGCTGCTTATGTTATTGTACAGCAAGGAGCCGATACCACTTTTATTGAATCCATGACAGATCCTGTTACTGGCTTAGCGAAATCGGACAGGGCTTATCCTACCCTGCTTCATCTATTACCTCCAGGTTTAAAGGGCTTGGCTTTTGCTGCTTTAACGGCTGCTATTGTATCTTCTTTGGCCTCAATGGCCAATAGTACTTCTACTATTTTTACCATCGATATTTATAAAGAATTCATCAATAAAGGAGTGTCTGAATCCAAGCAAGTAACTATCGGAAGGATCACTGCTGTAGTGGCTTTTATCATAGCGGCTATAGTAGCTCCTCAGTTGAGGCAACTTGATCAGGCTTTTCAGTATATCCAAGAGTATACTGGTTTCGTTTCTCCAGGTGTTTTTGCCATTTTTATCTTTGGGTTCTTTTGGAAGAAAACCACCTCAAATGCAGCACTTACAGCGGCTGTGTTGACTATACCTCTGTCAGCGGCCTTTAAGTTCATTACTCCAAATCTGCCGTTTATCGATAGGATGGGAGTAGTTTTCTTGGTACTTGCTGCTTTGATTATTGTGATCAGTTTGGTAGAAGGGAAAGGGGAAGACAGTAAGAAAGCCATTGTAGTGGATAAGGAGTTGTTTGCTTCCAGTACCAAATTCAAAATCGGAGCGATATTGATTTGTGGAATACTCGCTGCATTGTATACAGTGTTCTGGTAAGCGATTAATTAAATTTAACTGAATTGAGCATCTAGCCTCTAATAGTTGTTGAAGAACTGATTGTTTTCAACACTATTAGGGGCTTTTTTAGGATTGCCAGATTTGTGCGCGGTATACGGAAGGAGTTAGGCCTTTCACTGCTTTAAATTGTCGGTTGAAATTGGTGATATTTCTGTAGCCACATTCGTGGAAAATTTGAGAGACAAAAAGGTTTTTGTCTTTTAATAATTTACATGCATGTGCAATCCGGATTTCCTTTAAAAATCCGGAATAGGATTTTTTTGTATTCAACTTGAAAAACCTTCTAAAATTAGAAACGCTCATTTTTGCTATTGAAGCCACATCTTCAAGTTTTATATTTTCATGAAAATGCTCAAAGGTGTATTCCAGTATTTCGTCAATTATCCCCTTGGCATCAAAGGAGTTGATATGTTCATTTGTCAAAACAGTATTATGGGTTTTGACGCTGAAAGTATTGAGGAGGTTCATTAAAGTGCCTAAATGCTCATAACCGCTTGTGTTTTCCAATTTTTGAATGGAGTGAATAAGGTCAGTTTGGCCTGAATAATCAATGGATAATGCCTGGTTTAAGTGAATAAGCTGATTGATTTTGCTTAGTTCCGGTAGGTTCAGAAATGTGTTGCCAAAGATGCCTTTGTCAAACTGGATGACCACAACGGTGCAAAAGACTTTTTCTTCATCTTTTCTAAACCAATGAGGAACATTGGAGCCTATATAAAATAGGTCTCCTGCTGTAAATTCTCCCACAAAATCACCAATGATAGCCGTACCGTACCCTTCTTTGATATAGAGAATTTCGTTTTCAATATGTCGGTGCCATGGTGTTTCGAATAGGGGGGTGCTAAAGGAGGTGGACACAAATGATTTGGAGGCTTGTTTGGGGAGTTTCTGAACAATTGGTTTCATGGGGAGCTAATTAATGGTCATGACACTAATTTAATAATTGATACTCTTTGATTACATTTTTGATCAAAGAGTATTATAAATTAATTGAATAGTGTAAGAAGGTCTTTGGTTTTTGATCGAAATTTGTTTCGATCAGGAGAAAGAGATTTGTGGTCTATTGTCTTGATTTTGTCAATTTTAGAAAATTAACCCAAAATAATACATGCGTAGATTATTGATTGGATATGATATAGGCAGTTCTTCGGTAAAAACGACCTTATTGGATGCAGATACTGGAAAAGTAGTCAGTTCAGATGGTCAGCCCAAAATAGAAATGCCCATAGATTCCCCTCAAAAAGATTGGGCAGAACAAGATCCAATGATGTGGTGGAAGTATGTGATAAACACCACCAAATCTGTTCTCAATAGCGGAGCTGTAAAATCTGGAGAAATACAAGGTATAGGAATTTCTTACCAAATGCATGGTTTGGTTTTGGTCGATCAAAATCAAGAGGTCATCCGTCCAGCAATTATTTGGTGTGATAGCCGTGCAGTTGGCATAGGTAATCAGGCATTTGATGAGTTGGGGCAAGAGTTTTGCCTATCGAATTTGTTGAATTCTCCGGGAAACTTTACCGCTTCAAAATTGAAATGGGTGAAGGATAATGAGCCTGAAAATTATGCTAAAATCCATAAAGCCATGCTTCCAGGGGATTTTATTGCCATGAAATTAAGCGGCGAGATTTTTACGACTGAATCGGGACTTTCTGAAGGGGTATTTTGGGATTTCAAGAAGGACAGTACCAGTCAAGAGCTTTTAGGTTACTATGGTATTGACCAGGATTTATTAGCTACTGCGGTAAAGTCTTTTTCTGAGACGGGCAGGGTAAATGCGTATGCTGCTGAACTCTTGGGTTTAGATATAGGAATTCCAATCACCTATCGGGCAGGAGACCAACCCAATAATGCTTTTTCTTTGAATGTTCTGAATAGGGGCGAACTGGCGACCACGGCAGGCACATCAGGGACAGTCTATGGTGTGAGTGACCAGCCTGTTTATGATCCTTTATCCAGAGTAAATACTTTCTTGCACGTAAATCATGAACAGCTCAATCCACACTATGGAGTATTATTATGTGTCAATGGCACCGGTATACTAAACAGTTGGTTAAGGAGAATGTTAGGTGGAGAATCGTTGGGGTATGAAGAAATGAATGCTTTGGCCGCAGAAGTTCCAGCTGGTGCTGAGGGTTTATGTTTTATTCCGTTTGGTAATGGAGTGGAGAGGATCATGGAAAACAAAGCTGTAGGAGCGCATTTGAGTGGGCTGAATCTCTTGAAGCATGATAAACGTCATTTGCTTAGAGCAGGACAAGAAGGGATTGTCAGTGCTTTGACTTTTGGTTTTAATATCATGAAAAACATGGGACTGAGTTTGAACACAGTAAAAGCTGGTAGGGCGAATATGTTCTTAAGTCCCATTTTTAGGGAAGCTTTTGTGAATATGAATGAAGTGAACCTGGAATTTTATGATACGGATGGATCCCAAGGGGCTGCAAGAGGTGCGGGGATAGGTGCGGGCATTTATTCCAGTGATCAGGAAGCGTTTGTAGGCTTGGAGAAAGTGGCTTCTTATATGCCTGATCAGAAATTAGTGGAAGTATATAAGGAAGTATACCAGCAGTGGGAAGTTAACTTGGAGAAAGTACGCTAAAACAATAGGGGGGCTTTGTAGATCCGCGCCAATTTTGCATAAATGGCTTTAAACGAAAATTATATTATTAAATAACCAAACATATCATGTCAAAAACATATTTTCCGGAAATTGATAAAATCAAATTCGAAGGTAAAGATTCCAAGAATCCATTTGCTTTTAAATATTATGATGAGCAAAAAGTAGTGGCCGGCAAGACCATGAAGGAGCATTTTAAATTTGCCATTGCTTACTGGCATAGTTTCAATGCTACCGGAGATGATCCTTTTGGACCGGGAACCCGAAGCTATGAATGGGACCAGTCTGCAGACGCCTTACAGCGAGCCAAAGACAAAATGGATGCGGCATTCGAATTTATCACTAAGATTGGTGCTCCATATTACTGTTTCCACGATGTTGACCTTATTGATGAGGGAGCAACCATCGAGGAATATGAGAGTAGAATGAAGGCGATTACTGAATACGCTAAACAAAAGCAAGAGGAGACAGGGGTGAAATTGCTTTGGGGTACGGCCAATGTTTTCAGCAATCCCAGGTATATGAATGGAGCCAGTACCAATCCTGACTTCAATGTGGTTTCATGGGCAGCTACTCAGGTGAAAAATTCTATAGATGCGACCATTGCCCTTGGAGGGGAGAACTATGTATTCTGGGGTGGTCGCGAGGGATATATGTCCTTACTGAATACAGATATGAAACGTGAAACCGAACACCTTGCTCAATTTTTGACTATGGCAAGGGATTATGGTAGAAAGAATGGATTTAAAGGTAATTTCCTTATTGAACCAAAACCAATGGAGCCCACTAAGCATCAGTATGATTATGACGCCGCCACAGTGACCGGTTTTTTGAGACATTATGGTTTGGATAAGGATTTTAAACTGAATATTGAAGTCAATCATGCTACTCTTGCCGGGCATACCTTCCAGCATGAATTGCAGGTAGCGGCAGATGCGGGGCTTTTAGGAAGCATTGATGCCAACAGAGGTGATTACCAAAATGGCTGGGACACTGATCAGTTTGCCTTGAATCTTCAAGAGTTGACAGAATCTTTATTGGTGATATTGGAAGCAGGTGGTTTACAAGGTGGAGGTGTTAATTTTGATGCCAAGCTGAGGAGAAACTCTACCGATTTGGAGGATCTGTTCCATGCACATATTGGCAGTATGGATGCATTTGCAAGGGCTTTGTTGATTGCGGATAATATTCTGG is from Echinicola marina and encodes:
- a CDS encoding sodium/sugar symporter → MTFNTLDLVVFVAYCLLIITMGLVVSREKKGHVKDSKDYFLASKALPWWAVGASLIASNISAEQFIGMSGSGFALGLAISTYEWMAAATLIVVAIFFLPIYLKEGIYTMPQFLNRRYDGRVRTVMAVFWLLIYVFVNLTSVLYLGALSLETIMGVPLQYGIMGLAAFAMIYSIYGGLKAVAWTDVVQVVFLVAGGLATTYLALSIVGDGNVWEGIGILRKAAPAHFSMIIEKGEMMIPDGTGGSKDAYLDLPGLSVLIGGMWIINLNYWGCNQYITQRALAAKSLNEAQNGMVFAGFLKLLMPLIVVIPGIAAYVIVQQGADTTFIESMTDPVTGLAKSDRAYPTLLHLLPPGLKGLAFAALTAAIVSSLASMANSTSTIFTIDIYKEFINKGVSESKQVTIGRITAVVAFIIAAIVAPQLRQLDQAFQYIQEYTGFVSPGVFAIFIFGFFWKKTTSNAALTAAVLTIPLSAAFKFITPNLPFIDRMGVVFLVLAALIIVISLVEGKGEDSKKAIVVDKELFASSTKFKIGAILICGILAALYTVFW
- a CDS encoding AraC family transcriptional regulator, which encodes MKPIVQKLPKQASKSFVSTSFSTPLFETPWHRHIENEILYIKEGYGTAIIGDFVGEFTAGDLFYIGSNVPHWFRKDEEKVFCTVVVIQFDKGIFGNTFLNLPELSKINQLIHLNQALSIDYSGQTDLIHSIQKLENTSGYEHLGTLMNLLNTFSVKTHNTVLTNEHINSFDAKGIIDEILEYTFEHFHENIKLEDVASIAKMSVSNFRRFFKLNTKKSYSGFLKEIRIAHACKLLKDKNLFVSQIFHECGYRNITNFNRQFKAVKGLTPSVYRAQIWQS
- a CDS encoding xylulokinase; protein product: MRRLLIGYDIGSSSVKTTLLDADTGKVVSSDGQPKIEMPIDSPQKDWAEQDPMMWWKYVINTTKSVLNSGAVKSGEIQGIGISYQMHGLVLVDQNQEVIRPAIIWCDSRAVGIGNQAFDELGQEFCLSNLLNSPGNFTASKLKWVKDNEPENYAKIHKAMLPGDFIAMKLSGEIFTTESGLSEGVFWDFKKDSTSQELLGYYGIDQDLLATAVKSFSETGRVNAYAAELLGLDIGIPITYRAGDQPNNAFSLNVLNRGELATTAGTSGTVYGVSDQPVYDPLSRVNTFLHVNHEQLNPHYGVLLCVNGTGILNSWLRRMLGGESLGYEEMNALAAEVPAGAEGLCFIPFGNGVERIMENKAVGAHLSGLNLLKHDKRHLLRAGQEGIVSALTFGFNIMKNMGLSLNTVKAGRANMFLSPIFREAFVNMNEVNLEFYDTDGSQGAARGAGIGAGIYSSDQEAFVGLEKVASYMPDQKLVEVYKEVYQQWEVNLEKVR
- the xylA gene encoding xylose isomerase gives rise to the protein MSKTYFPEIDKIKFEGKDSKNPFAFKYYDEQKVVAGKTMKEHFKFAIAYWHSFNATGDDPFGPGTRSYEWDQSADALQRAKDKMDAAFEFITKIGAPYYCFHDVDLIDEGATIEEYESRMKAITEYAKQKQEETGVKLLWGTANVFSNPRYMNGASTNPDFNVVSWAATQVKNSIDATIALGGENYVFWGGREGYMSLLNTDMKRETEHLAQFLTMARDYGRKNGFKGNFLIEPKPMEPTKHQYDYDAATVTGFLRHYGLDKDFKLNIEVNHATLAGHTFQHELQVAADAGLLGSIDANRGDYQNGWDTDQFALNLQELTESLLVILEAGGLQGGGVNFDAKLRRNSTDLEDLFHAHIGSMDAFARALLIADNILENSDYKTWRKARYASFDEGKGKAFEEGELTLEDLRAHAIDTGEPKLTSGRQEMFENLINQYI